One genomic segment of Novisyntrophococcus fermenticellae includes these proteins:
- a CDS encoding shikimate kinase → MKNIVLIGMPGVGKSTIGVILAKQLGYEFVDSDLVIQRRENRLLSEIIECEGVDGFIEIENQVNASLGVEESVIATGGSVVYGDEAMEHLKKTGTIIYLQISYQSLEKRLGNLKGRGVILREGQTLKHIYEERIPLYEMYADYIVNEENLDIEETLQKILEIIRI, encoded by the coding sequence ATGAAAAATATCGTGTTAATAGGGATGCCGGGCGTCGGTAAGAGTACAATTGGTGTAATCCTGGCAAAGCAGCTGGGCTATGAATTTGTGGATTCCGATTTAGTAATTCAGAGAAGAGAAAATCGCTTATTAAGCGAGATTATAGAGTGTGAAGGTGTTGACGGATTTATTGAGATAGAGAATCAGGTCAATGCCTCTCTTGGCGTGGAGGAATCTGTGATTGCGACTGGAGGCAGTGTGGTATATGGCGATGAGGCAATGGAACATCTGAAGAAAACAGGAACGATCATTTATCTTCAGATTTCTTATCAATCGCTGGAAAAGCGTCTTGGAAATTTAAAAGGGCGGGGTGTCATTCTGAGAGAAGGGCAGACACTAAAGCATATATATGAGGAACGAATTCCTCTTTACGAAATGTACGCAGATTATATAGTTAATGAGGAAAATCTGGATATTGAGGAAACTTTACAGAAAATATTGGAAATTATTAGAATTTAA
- the metK gene encoding methionine adenosyltransferase, translated as MEKRLFTSESVTEGHPDKMCDQISDAILDALLEQDPMSRVACETATTTGFVMVMGEITTNAYVDIQKIVRDTVNEIGYTRGKYGFDGETCAVITAIDEQSSDIALGVDKALEAKEKTMSDAQIDAIGAGDQGMMFGYASDETEEYMPYPIALAHKLARKLTAVRKDGTLPYLRPDGKTQVTVEYDEQGHPIRLDAVVLSTQHDPEVSQEQIHKDIKKYVFDAILPQSMVDEKTKFFINPTGRFVIGGPHGDSGLTGRKIIVDTYGGYARHGGGAFSGKDCTKVDRSAAYAARYVAKNLVAAGLAEKCEVQLSYAIGVAHPTSIQVETFGTGKLSDQKLTEIVRDNFDLRPAGIIKMLDLRRPIYKQTASYGHFGRNDLDLPWERLDKAEELKKYL; from the coding sequence ATGGAAAAAAGATTATTTACTTCTGAGTCTGTGACGGAAGGACATCCGGATAAGATGTGTGATCAGATTTCAGATGCGATTCTGGATGCATTGCTGGAGCAGGATCCCATGAGCCGTGTAGCCTGTGAGACTGCTACTACAACAGGCTTCGTGATGGTTATGGGTGAAATCACGACCAATGCGTATGTAGATATCCAGAAAATCGTCCGGGATACAGTGAACGAAATTGGTTATACCCGTGGGAAATACGGATTTGATGGTGAAACATGCGCGGTAATTACCGCAATTGATGAGCAGTCTTCCGATATTGCCCTGGGTGTTGACAAAGCATTGGAGGCAAAGGAAAAAACCATGTCCGATGCCCAGATCGATGCAATTGGAGCCGGGGATCAGGGTATGATGTTCGGATATGCCTCTGATGAGACAGAAGAGTACATGCCTTACCCCATTGCACTGGCACATAAATTGGCCAGGAAGCTGACAGCGGTTCGTAAAGATGGAACACTTCCTTATCTGAGGCCTGATGGAAAAACGCAGGTTACGGTGGAATACGATGAGCAGGGTCATCCCATCCGGCTGGACGCAGTTGTACTTTCCACACAGCATGATCCGGAGGTATCACAGGAACAGATTCATAAAGACATCAAAAAGTATGTATTTGATGCAATCCTGCCCCAATCTATGGTAGATGAGAAAACAAAATTTTTCATTAACCCGACAGGAAGATTTGTAATTGGCGGTCCCCATGGGGACAGTGGATTAACCGGACGTAAGATCATCGTAGATACTTACGGCGGATATGCACGTCATGGCGGCGGTGCCTTTTCCGGTAAGGACTGTACGAAAGTAGACCGTTCTGCCGCTTACGCAGCCCGTTATGTTGCTAAAAATCTGGTGGCGGCAGGACTGGCAGAGAAGTGTGAGGTGCAGTTGTCTTATGCAATCGGAGTGGCGCATCCAACATCCATACAGGTGGAGACCTTTGGAACAGGTAAATTATCTGATCAAAAACTGACTGAAATTGTACGTGATAATTTTGATTTAAGACCTGCAGGGATTATAAAGATGCTGGATCTGCGCCGTCCGATTTATAAGCAGACAGCCAGCTATGGACACTTTGGGCGTAATGATCTGGATCTTCCCTGGGAGAGACTGGATAAGGCAGAAGAGCTAAAAAAATATTTGTAA
- a CDS encoding sensor histidine kinase, which translates to MKLKTRIIISFFSIICIPVILTCVMFYTGMKIKVEAIGKQYGIEAPTYQNLVNNTLMLNKMTEGDMQKLRETAEGVPENLQNQEYLDEFNRGLSEDYSYLVVRKENRIYYNGAFDKTSDKVLLKVLPSYGDSRAVSDNSVYMRIEEQTLVRQVDFRFPDNKEGSAFIITQANRIIPEMQSLVKEMIIVILLTLIGTSLVMCLWIYQGVATPLNQLKRATQNIKEGNLNFSVEASGASEVRDLCEDFEDMRIRLKENAEEKIIYDSDNKELISNISHDLKTPITAVKGYVEGIMDGVADTPEKMDKYIRTIYNKANEMDRLINELTFYSKIDTNRIPYTFNKIHVAEYFDDCVEELNLELESREIDLAYFNYIEEDTIIIADAEQLKRVVNNIISNSIKYMNKPRGIINIRLRDVGDFIQVEIEDNGKGIAQKDLTKIFDRFYRTDTSRNSTKGGSGIGLSIVKKILEDHGGKVWATSKEGVGTVMYFVLRKYQEVPVSEQNINNRR; encoded by the coding sequence ATGAAATTAAAGACAAGGATTATTATATCCTTTTTTTCCATCATATGTATTCCGGTCATACTCACATGCGTGATGTTTTACACTGGGATGAAGATAAAGGTGGAGGCGATAGGAAAGCAATATGGAATTGAAGCTCCCACTTATCAAAACCTGGTGAATAACACACTGATGTTGAATAAAATGACGGAAGGTGATATGCAAAAGCTCCGTGAGACAGCAGAAGGTGTACCGGAAAATCTGCAAAACCAGGAGTACCTTGATGAATTTAATCGGGGACTTTCCGAGGATTATTCATATCTGGTGGTGAGGAAAGAAAATCGGATATACTATAATGGAGCATTCGATAAAACCAGTGATAAAGTTCTTTTAAAAGTGCTCCCATCATATGGAGATTCGAGAGCTGTTTCAGATAACAGTGTTTATATGAGAATCGAAGAGCAGACACTTGTACGACAAGTGGATTTCAGATTTCCCGATAATAAGGAGGGAAGTGCTTTTATCATTACGCAGGCAAACCGTATTATACCCGAGATGCAGTCTTTGGTAAAAGAGATGATAATCGTTATCTTATTAACCCTGATTGGAACCAGTCTTGTGATGTGCCTTTGGATTTATCAAGGAGTTGCGACACCGCTGAATCAGTTGAAAAGAGCCACACAGAACATTAAAGAAGGAAATCTGAATTTCTCTGTAGAAGCCAGCGGTGCAAGTGAAGTAAGGGATCTGTGTGAGGATTTCGAAGATATGCGGATCCGGCTGAAGGAGAATGCGGAAGAAAAGATCATATATGACAGCGATAATAAAGAACTGATCAGTAATATCTCCCATGACCTTAAGACCCCAATCACCGCAGTGAAAGGATATGTGGAGGGAATCATGGATGGGGTGGCGGATACGCCCGAGAAGATGGACAAGTATATCCGAACGATATATAATAAGGCGAATGAAATGGACCGCCTGATTAATGAGCTGACCTTCTACTCAAAAATTGACACAAACCGTATCCCGTATACTTTTAATAAAATTCATGTGGCAGAATATTTTGACGACTGTGTGGAAGAACTGAATCTGGAGCTGGAATCCAGGGAAATTGATCTGGCCTATTTTAATTATATTGAAGAGGATACAATTATTATTGCTGATGCAGAACAGCTGAAGCGAGTAGTAAATAATATTATCAGCAATTCTATAAAATATATGAATAAACCGAGGGGAATCATCAATATCCGTCTGAGAGACGTGGGAGATTTCATACAGGTAGAGATAGAGGATAATGGAAAAGGAATCGCACAAAAGGATCTGACCAAAATCTTCGACCGTTTTTACCGTACGGATACCTCCAGAAATTCCACCAAAGGCGGAAGTGGAATTGGTTTATCCATTGTTAAGAAAATTTTGGAAGACCATGGTGGTAAAGTATGGGCAACCAGTAAAGAAGGAGTGGGAACGGTGATGTACTTTGTTCTCAGAAAATATCAGGAGGTGCCAGTCAGTGAGCAAAATATTAATAATAGAAGATGA
- the accD gene encoding acetyl-CoA carboxylase, carboxyltransferase subunit beta: MKFDRIFKKTIKDNESYPSDSRPGIPDGLLKKCNACKSGVFVSDVVNNYNICPRCHNYFRMDAYSRVEMLADEGSFEEWDMGLKSNNPLNIRNYQEKLEGLQEKTGLDEAVITGKAIIDGVPVALGVCDGRFLMASMGEVVGEKIARAVERATKEKLPIILFACSGGARMQEGIISLMQMAKTSAALKQHSDAGLLYISVLTDPTTGGVTASFAMLGDIILAEPGALIGFAGPRVIEQTIGQKLPKGFQRSEFLLEHGFLDGIIEREKMREALSLILHQHQQEQNTKGVNNILESVLTPDAVTRDEVLKQIYQEAFGEGRVLKKVNAWKHVELARDKSRPTGTKYIDLLFQDFVEMHGDRYYRDDPAVVGGVAYFHGMPVTILIQEKGQGTKESIERNFGMISPDGYRKSLRLMKQAEKFGRPIICLVDTPGAFCGLEAEERGQGEAIAKNIYEMSGLKVPILSIVIGEGGSGGALAFAVADEVWMMENSIYSILSPEGFASILWKDSKRAKEAAEIMKMTARDLKKLGIVEHVIREDEPLTHENLMLTIQKLEVGIAGFLQEYTPLTENELLERRYKRFRRF, from the coding sequence ATGAAGTTTGATCGAATATTTAAAAAAACAATAAAAGACAACGAAAGCTATCCCTCTGACAGCAGACCGGGGATTCCCGACGGACTTCTTAAAAAGTGCAATGCCTGTAAGTCTGGGGTGTTTGTATCAGATGTGGTGAACAATTATAATATTTGCCCCCGTTGTCACAATTACTTTCGTATGGATGCATATAGCAGAGTGGAAATGCTGGCGGATGAAGGTAGTTTTGAAGAATGGGATATGGGACTGAAATCAAACAATCCACTGAATATTAGGAACTATCAGGAAAAGCTGGAAGGACTGCAGGAAAAGACAGGACTGGATGAAGCGGTAATTACCGGAAAGGCAATAATTGATGGAGTGCCTGTGGCTCTGGGGGTTTGTGACGGACGATTCCTGATGGCCAGTATGGGTGAGGTAGTAGGTGAGAAAATAGCCAGAGCCGTTGAACGTGCGACGAAAGAAAAACTTCCGATTATCCTTTTTGCATGCTCCGGCGGTGCCCGGATGCAGGAAGGAATTATTTCTTTAATGCAGATGGCAAAAACGTCTGCAGCTTTAAAACAGCACAGTGATGCAGGACTTTTATATATCAGTGTTTTAACGGATCCAACCACCGGTGGAGTGACTGCCAGCTTCGCGATGTTGGGAGATATTATTCTGGCAGAACCGGGAGCCTTGATTGGATTCGCAGGGCCCAGGGTAATAGAGCAGACAATCGGGCAAAAGCTGCCGAAGGGGTTTCAACGTTCAGAGTTTCTTTTAGAGCATGGATTTTTAGATGGAATCATAGAGCGGGAAAAGATGAGAGAGGCCTTAAGCCTGATCCTTCATCAGCATCAGCAAGAGCAAAATACGAAAGGGGTTAATAACATACTGGAAAGCGTACTGACCCCTGATGCTGTAACGAGGGATGAAGTTTTGAAGCAGATTTATCAGGAAGCATTTGGCGAAGGAAGGGTTCTTAAAAAAGTAAATGCATGGAAGCATGTGGAACTTGCCAGGGATAAATCACGTCCTACGGGAACAAAGTATATTGATTTACTGTTTCAGGATTTTGTGGAAATGCATGGAGACCGATATTATCGTGATGATCCGGCAGTTGTGGGCGGAGTGGCATATTTTCATGGGATGCCTGTAACAATTTTGATTCAGGAGAAAGGGCAGGGAACCAAAGAAAGCATAGAGCGGAACTTCGGGATGATTTCTCCGGATGGATATCGAAAATCGCTGAGACTGATGAAGCAGGCTGAAAAATTTGGACGGCCGATAATCTGCCTTGTAGATACACCGGGTGCATTTTGCGGACTGGAGGCGGAAGAGAGAGGACAGGGAGAGGCAATTGCCAAAAATATTTATGAGATGTCGGGTCTTAAAGTGCCCATACTTTCTATTGTGATTGGTGAAGGCGGAAGCGGTGGAGCTCTGGCATTTGCGGTGGCTGATGAAGTTTGGATGATGGAAAATTCCATTTATTCGATACTTTCACCGGAAGGTTTTGCATCAATCCTTTGGAAAGACAGTAAACGTGCAAAAGAAGCAGCTGAAATTATGAAGATGACGGCACGGGATTTGAAAAAACTGGGAATCGTGGAGCATGTAATCCGGGAGGATGAACCGCTGACTCATGAGAACCTTATGCTTACTATACAGAAACTGGAAGTCGGAATTGCAGGATTTTTACAGGAATATACGCCTTTAACAGAAAATGAACTGCTGGAGAGACGTTACAAAAGGTTTCGAAGGTTTTGA
- a CDS encoding UDP-N-acetylglucosamine 1-carboxyvinyltransferase — protein MEQYVIRGGNPLVGEVEIGGAKNAALAILTAAVMTDETVRIENLPDVSDINVLLEAISVIGATVERIDRHTVKINGSTIGSISVDYEFIKKIRASYYLLGALLGKYKKAEVPLPGGCNIGSRPIDQHLKGFRALGATVDILHGAIFASAENLAGSHIFLDMVSVGATINIMMAASMAKGNTIIENAAREPHVVDVANFLNSMGANIKGAGTDVIRIRGVECLHGTTYSIVPDMIEAGTYMFAAAATKGDVLIKNVIPKHLEAMTAKLEEIGCDVEEFDDSVRVSAVKRLGRTHVKTLPYPGFPTDMQPQISVTLALANGTSIVTESIFENRFKYADELSRMGACVKVEGNTAIIDGVKGFTGARVSAPDLRAGAALVIAGLAAEGFTVVDDIVYIQRGYEDFEGKLKSLGAEIEKVSSEKEIQKYKLQIV, from the coding sequence ATGGAACAATATGTAATAAGAGGGGGAAATCCTCTCGTTGGCGAGGTGGAAATTGGGGGAGCCAAGAATGCAGCGCTTGCAATACTGACGGCAGCAGTTATGACAGATGAAACTGTCCGGATTGAGAATTTACCGGATGTCAGTGATATTAACGTACTTCTTGAGGCAATTTCCGTAATTGGAGCAACAGTGGAACGTATTGACCGCCATACGGTCAAAATTAATGGATCAACCATTGGTTCTATCAGCGTAGATTATGAATTTATTAAGAAAATTCGAGCTTCCTACTATTTATTAGGAGCATTGTTAGGAAAATATAAAAAAGCAGAGGTTCCGCTTCCGGGAGGATGCAATATAGGCAGCCGCCCGATTGATCAGCATCTGAAAGGATTCCGTGCGCTTGGGGCAACGGTGGATATTTTACATGGAGCAATTTTTGCCTCCGCCGAGAATCTGGCAGGCAGCCATATTTTTCTGGATATGGTGTCTGTAGGAGCAACAATTAACATTATGATGGCTGCGTCTATGGCGAAGGGAAATACAATTATTGAAAATGCCGCCCGTGAACCTCATGTTGTGGATGTTGCCAATTTTTTAAACAGTATGGGTGCCAATATCAAAGGAGCCGGCACGGATGTCATCCGTATCCGGGGTGTGGAGTGCCTTCACGGAACAACGTATTCCATTGTTCCGGATATGATTGAAGCGGGAACCTATATGTTTGCAGCTGCAGCCACAAAGGGAGATGTATTGATAAAGAATGTGATTCCAAAGCATCTTGAGGCTATGACAGCAAAGCTGGAAGAGATTGGATGTGATGTGGAGGAGTTTGATGACTCTGTTCGTGTAAGTGCGGTAAAGCGGCTTGGAAGAACACATGTGAAAACATTGCCTTATCCGGGATTTCCGACAGATATGCAGCCACAGATTTCTGTAACACTGGCACTTGCCAACGGAACAAGTATTGTAACAGAAAGTATTTTTGAAAACCGCTTCAAATATGCGGATGAATTATCCCGAATGGGTGCTTGTGTAAAGGTAGAGGGCAATACAGCAATTATTGATGGCGTGAAAGGCTTTACAGGAGCCAGAGTCAGCGCACCGGATTTGAGGGCTGGAGCGGCACTTGTAATAGCAGGTCTTGCTGCAGAAGGATTCACTGTAGTGGATGATATTGTCTACATTCAGCGTGGATATGAGGACTTTGAGGGTAAGCTTAAGAGCCTGGGTGCTGAAATTGAGAAGGTATCCAGTGAAAAAGAAATTCAAAAATATAAACTTCAAATTGTGTAA
- a CDS encoding MarR family winged helix-turn-helix transcriptional regulator yields the protein MDNREIINDVLVHLFNEIWQLEEEAIITDEYKDITNNDMHIIEAVGLDGGNMSAIAGKLSITVGSLTTSMNSLVKKGYVERERSERDRRVVYIHLTSKGRRAYRHHQEFHNQMTDAVLRSLGEDEAVVLAKALHGLSAFFRQYKK from the coding sequence GTGGATAATCGTGAGATCATTAATGATGTATTGGTTCACCTGTTTAATGAAATCTGGCAGTTGGAAGAAGAAGCCATTATAACGGATGAATATAAAGACATTACGAATAATGATATGCATATTATCGAGGCCGTTGGTCTGGATGGTGGGAACATGTCGGCTATTGCCGGAAAACTCAGCATTACAGTAGGGTCTCTGACAACTTCCATGAACAGTTTGGTAAAGAAAGGGTATGTAGAAAGGGAACGAAGCGAGAGGGACAGACGTGTTGTGTATATTCATCTCACATCCAAAGGAAGAAGAGCATATCGTCATCATCAGGAATTTCATAATCAGATGACGGATGCCGTTCTGAGATCGCTGGGAGAGGATGAGGCTGTGGTTTTGGCAAAAGCACTGCATGGACTATCTGCTTTTTTCCGCCAATACAAGAAATAA